From the Desulfovibrio sp. JY genome, one window contains:
- a CDS encoding putative zinc-binding protein: protein MSENKSCCCSAAPKLVFACSGGADVGALADQAARKLTADGVAKMFCLAGIGGRVSGIMKTTEVAAKVVAIDGCPLNCARKTLEQAGFTEFAHVQLADLGFAKGESPVTEERVLSVAMAVAPHFANPCE from the coding sequence ATGTCCGAGAACAAGAGTTGCTGCTGCTCCGCCGCCCCCAAACTCGTTTTCGCCTGCTCCGGCGGGGCCGATGTCGGCGCCCTGGCCGATCAGGCCGCGCGCAAGCTCACGGCGGACGGTGTGGCGAAGATGTTTTGCCTGGCTGGGATCGGCGGGCGCGTCAGCGGGATCATGAAGACCACCGAAGTCGCCGCCAAGGTGGTCGCCATTGACGGCTGTCCCTTGAATTGCGCCCGCAAGACCCTGGAGCAGGCGGGTTTCACGGAATTTGCCCACGTCCAGCTTGCCGATCTGGGATTTGCCAAAGGCGAAAGCCCTGTGACCGAAGAGCGGGTGCTGTCGGTGGCCATGGCTGTCGCCCCCCATTTTGCCAATCCGTGCGAATAG
- a CDS encoding thioredoxin family protein yields the protein MKIMTFLFIVMVSCASIVSAASTQDVPVKDMVTVVDLGAKTCIPCKMMVPVLDAMEKKYQGKAAIVFIDVREAPEQAAKFGIRAIPTQLFFDKAGKEVYRHEGFLDEKPFAEMLDKLLAN from the coding sequence ATGAAAATCATGACTTTCTTGTTTATCGTTATGGTATCCTGTGCTTCAATTGTCTCTGCCGCATCAACGCAGGATGTCCCCGTCAAGGACATGGTGACCGTCGTCGATCTCGGGGCCAAGACATGCATCCCCTGCAAGATGATGGTCCCGGTCCTGGATGCCATGGAAAAAAAGTACCAGGGAAAAGCGGCTATCGTTTTCATCGATGTCCGGGAAGCGCCGGAGCAGGCTGCAAAATTTGGAATCCGGGCAATTCCCACGCAGCTGTTTTTTGATAAGGCGGGAAAGGAAGTCTATCGGCACGAAGGCTTTCTGGACGAAAAGCCGTTCGCCGAAATGCTGGACAAGTTGTTGGCCAACTAG
- a CDS encoding thioredoxin family protein — MEIKVLGPGCAKCKEAEKLVREVVSETGVTATVEKVSDFQQIAGYGVFSTPAVVIDGEVKVVGKVPSRSELLSWLKP; from the coding sequence ATGGAAATAAAGGTGCTTGGTCCTGGCTGCGCGAAGTGCAAGGAAGCGGAGAAGCTGGTCCGCGAAGTCGTCAGTGAGACTGGCGTGACCGCGACAGTGGAAAAGGTTTCCGATTTTCAACAAATCGCCGGGTATGGCGTTTTCTCCACGCCGGCGGTCGTCATTGACGGGGAAGTCAAGGTGGTGGGCAAGGTTCCCTCAAGAAGCGAGCTGCTCTCGTGGCTCAAGCCCTAG
- a CDS encoding permease has product MEPIECKTCCVKEAVSEGTGTGNGKLVRYLLLLMPVLVAWWLVYGLLPGFSRLITYKVLGVVQGSHLGDSLEFFFYDTPKVLMLLTLVVFGVGIIRTFFTPERTRKILAGKRESVGNVMAALLGIVTPFCSCSAVPLFIGFVTAGVPMGVTFSFLISAPMVNEIALVLLYGLLGWKVAALYLGTGLFVAVLAGWVLGKLNLEPYVEDWVMKIRTDPSVVPADEQTWTDRIEAGLHAVKDIVGKVWIYVVAGIAVGAGIHGYVPEGFMASIMGKGAWWSVPAAVLVGVPMYSNAAGIVPVVEALLGKGAALGTVLAFMMSVIALSLPEMVILRKVLKPRLILVFAGVVGLGILLVGYLFNAVI; this is encoded by the coding sequence ATGGAACCAATTGAATGCAAGACCTGCTGCGTGAAGGAAGCCGTGTCCGAGGGGACCGGGACGGGCAACGGGAAGCTTGTCCGCTATCTTTTGCTGCTCATGCCGGTCCTGGTCGCCTGGTGGCTGGTCTATGGCCTGCTGCCCGGGTTTTCCCGCCTGATCACCTACAAGGTGCTCGGTGTGGTCCAGGGAAGCCATCTTGGCGATTCTCTGGAGTTCTTCTTTTACGACACGCCCAAGGTGCTTATGTTGCTCACCCTCGTGGTTTTTGGGGTAGGCATCATCCGGACCTTCTTTACGCCCGAGCGGACGCGAAAAATCCTTGCCGGGAAACGGGAGTCCGTCGGCAACGTCATGGCGGCGCTGCTCGGCATCGTCACGCCCTTTTGCTCCTGTTCCGCCGTGCCGCTTTTCATCGGTTTCGTCACGGCGGGCGTGCCGATGGGGGTGACGTTCTCCTTTCTGATTTCCGCGCCCATGGTCAATGAAATCGCCCTGGTCCTGCTCTACGGCCTTCTGGGTTGGAAGGTGGCGGCCCTGTACCTCGGCACGGGATTGTTCGTGGCCGTACTCGCGGGGTGGGTGCTCGGAAAGCTCAACCTGGAGCCCTATGTCGAAGACTGGGTCATGAAAATCCGGACCGATCCTTCCGTCGTCCCAGCGGACGAACAGACCTGGACGGATCGCATCGAGGCCGGCCTGCACGCGGTCAAGGATATCGTCGGCAAGGTCTGGATCTATGTCGTGGCCGGTATTGCGGTTGGCGCCGGAATCCACGGCTACGTGCCCGAAGGATTCATGGCCTCGATCATGGGGAAGGGCGCGTGGTGGTCGGTGCCGGCCGCCGTCCTCGTCGGCGTGCCCATGTATTCCAATGCGGCCGGGATCGTGCCCGTGGTCGAAGCGCTGCTCGGGAAGGGGGCCGCGCTTGGAACCGTCCTGGCCTTCATGATGTCGGTCATCGCCTTGTCGCTGCCCGAGATGGTGATCCTGCGCAAGGTGCTCAAGCCCCGCCTGATCCTTGTTTTTGCCGGTGTTGTGGGACTCGGCATCCTCCTCGTGGGGTATCTTTTCAATGCGGTCATATAA